A genome region from Arachis duranensis cultivar V14167 chromosome 6, aradu.V14167.gnm2.J7QH, whole genome shotgun sequence includes the following:
- the LOC107472266 gene encoding uncharacterized protein LOC107472266, whose protein sequence is MAKLSLALVFALTFTILGFPVRTVVGDDVSSNNVWLSMFNQASLSQAGGLYSSSSVSESTIDEAKKALAEHESSSASSSYLEGVRNSIAQAAAKKAAADALSGFGFSTPSPPSLPNFSDWVEQARNMEKGIFKTKAPVEAPAASPSTAPAASPSVSPAASPSSAPNTAPVASPQTAPVASPKLTPRNILFWWSSLKA, encoded by the exons ATGGCAAAGCTATCATTGGCTTTGGTATTTGCCTTGACATTCACAATATTGGGTTTCCCAGTCCGTACAGTTGTGGGTGATGACGTCAGCAGCAATAATGTGTGGCTGAGCATGTTCAATCAAGCAAGCCTAAGCCAAGCTGGTGGTCTCTACTCTTCTTCATCAGTTTCTGAGAGCACCATTGATGAAGCAAAGAAGGCTCTTGCAGAACACGAATCATCATCAGCTTCATCGTCGTATTTGGAAGGTGTTAGAAACTCGATTGCTCAAGCTGCTGCCAAGAAGGCTGCTGCTGATGCTTTGAGTGGTTTCGGTTTTTCCACTCCCTCTCCTCCTTCTCTCCCTAATTTCAGTGATTGGGTTGAACAAGCACG CAATATGGAGAAAGGTATATTTAAGACTAAAGCTCCAGTGGAAGCACCAGCAGCTTCACCTTCAACTGCACCAGCAGCATCACCTTCAGTGTCACCAGCTGCATCACCAAGCTCTGCACCAAACACTGCACCAGTTGCATCACCACAAACTGCACCAGTGGCATCACCAAAATTGACCCCAAGAAACATACTCTTTTGGTGGTCCTCACTCAAAgcctaa
- the LOC107472268 gene encoding U-box domain-containing protein 6: MIAVDELVHNKGAKALENPNPCKDLKVHLSICLELQKLVDRILHIILATESARPNCTLAIKALCSLHLHLNKANSIIKHSSECSKLYMAMTSHRILSRCEKIRNAFELYLTQIQSAVPLSLAAEISGILHDLKDTEFSLGIEEVEARKAILALYEKDLNDSASSMENAELEAIQIATSRLKINSTFSLIVEKASLRKQLDQVINNDTNQKEKQLLQYLLYLLMRYGKFIHQIGSNSLDHDLVVDKEHSHQVMESIDNVVRDFEVLST, from the exons ATGATTGCTGTTGATGAGTTAGTTCATAATAAAGGTGCTAAAGCTTTGGAGAATCCAAATCCTTGTAAAGATCTTAAG GTACATCTTTCAATATGCTTGGAACTTCAGAAACTCGTAGATAGAATCTTGCACATAATATTAGCTACTGAATCAGCTAGACCAAATTGTACTTTAGCCATAAAAGCACTCTGTTCATTACACCTCCATTTGAACAAAGCCAACTCCATTATCAAACACTCTTCTGAATGCAGTAAACTCTACATG GCTATGACATCACATAGGATACTTTCAAGATGTGAAAAAATTCGAAATGCATTTGAGTTATACTTGACTCAAATTCAAAGTGCTGTTCCATTGTCCTTGGCTGCTGAG ATATCTGGAATACTCCATGATCTTAAGGATACAGAATTTTCCCTAGGAATTGAAGAAGTTGAAGCTAggaaagcaattctagcattGTATGAGAAGGACTTAAATGATTCAGCTTCTTCTATGGAGAATGCAGAACTTGAAGCCATTCAAATTGCAACTTCAAGGTTGAAAATAAACTCTACATTCTCTCTCATAGTAGAGAAAGCATCACTTAGGAAGCAACTTGATCAAGTTATTAATAATGACACAAACCAAAAGGAGAAGCAACTTCTACAATACCTTTTGTATTTATTGATGAGATATGGCAAATTCATTCATCAAATTGGAAGCAActctttggatcatgacttagTTGTGGATAAAGAACATAGTCATCAAGTTATGGAATCAATTGACAATGTAGTTAGAGACTTTGAAGTACTTAGTACTTGA